In a single window of the Planctomycetia bacterium genome:
- the tmk gene encoding dTMP kinase → MINSELLLQPHNYPGRLIIVEGIDGSGKSTQIRLVQRWLVSLGYNVFFTEWNSADLVKKTTKKGKKSRSLTPTTFSLLHATDFAHRLVSNILPPLKAGMIVLADRYVYTAYARDHVRGCDRKWIRKVYSFAPKPDIAFYFKVPIEVSLKRITMARQVLKDFEAGMDMKLHPDPMESFRLFQGMILEEYDQMSAENDFCVINATGTISEQQKQVREIVGDRLQRYNRKPRIA, encoded by the coding sequence ATGATCAACAGTGAGCTGCTCTTGCAGCCGCATAACTACCCCGGCCGGCTCATCATCGTCGAAGGCATCGACGGTTCCGGCAAAAGCACGCAGATCCGCCTCGTCCAGCGCTGGCTGGTCAGCCTCGGCTACAACGTCTTCTTCACCGAGTGGAACTCCGCCGATCTCGTCAAAAAGACCACCAAGAAAGGCAAGAAGAGCCGCAGCCTCACCCCGACTACCTTCAGCCTCCTCCACGCGACCGACTTCGCCCATCGCCTCGTCAGCAACATCCTGCCGCCCCTCAAGGCCGGCATGATCGTCCTCGCCGACCGCTACGTGTACACCGCCTACGCACGCGATCACGTCCGCGGCTGCGATCGCAAATGGATTCGCAAAGTCTATAGCTTCGCACCCAAGCCCGACATCGCGTTTTATTTCAAGGTGCCGATCGAAGTCTCCCTCAAGCGCATCACCATGGCACGTCAGGTCCTCAAGGACTTCGAGGCAGGCATGGATATGAAACTCCACCCGGACCCCATGGAAAGCTTCCGCCTCTTCCAGGGCATGATCCTCGAAGAGTACGACCAAATGAGCGCCGAAAACGACTTCTGCGTCATCAACGCCACTGGGACCATTTCCGAACAGCAAAAGCAGGTCCGCGAGATCGTCGGGGATCGCCTCCAGAGGTATAACAGAAAGCCGAGGATTGCATGA
- a CDS encoding thymidylate kinase, with translation MSQLTFFGEGLPYIEASDYPGVLITVEGTDGVGRTTQIVMLKEWLEVQGYGVIETGWTRSQLIGRTISQAKQGRLLNRLTYSLLYAADFADRLEKEIIPALRSGFVVLADRYVFTALARDVARGVDRAWVRDLFGFAPVPHLVLYLKIDVASLIRRVIPRGVIDYFESGMDLGMGDDPYDSFKRYQTTLIKEYNRMSQEFGFHEVNARWKPERMHTRLREIVTEFFRQRKFYDYRGAPKSDAAILNAELPEPMIKTR, from the coding sequence ATGAGCCAGTTGACTTTCTTCGGCGAGGGCCTGCCCTACATCGAGGCCTCCGACTATCCGGGCGTGTTGATCACCGTCGAAGGTACCGACGGCGTCGGCCGCACGACACAGATCGTCATGCTCAAGGAGTGGCTCGAGGTCCAGGGATACGGCGTCATCGAAACCGGCTGGACACGAAGCCAGCTCATCGGCCGCACCATCTCCCAGGCCAAGCAGGGCCGCTTGCTCAACCGCCTGACTTATTCGCTCCTTTACGCCGCCGACTTCGCCGACCGGCTCGAAAAGGAAATCATCCCTGCCCTGCGCAGCGGCTTCGTCGTCCTCGCCGACCGCTACGTCTTCACCGCACTCGCCCGCGACGTCGCCCGCGGCGTCGACCGCGCCTGGGTCCGCGACCTCTTCGGCTTCGCCCCCGTCCCGCACCTGGTGCTCTACCTGAAGATCGACGTCGCCTCTCTCATTCGACGCGTCATCCCCCGCGGCGTCATCGACTATTTCGAGTCCGGCATGGACCTCGGCATGGGCGACGATCCCTACGACTCCTTCAAGCGCTATCAGACCACCCTCATCAAGGAATACAACCGCATGTCGCAGGAGTTCGGCTTCCACGAGGTCAACGCCCGCTGGAAGCCCGAAAGGATGCACACCCGCCTGCGCGAAATCGTCACCGAGTTCTTCCGCCAGCGCAAGTTCTACGACTACCGCGGCGCTCCGAAATCCGACGCCGCGATTCTCAACGCCGAATTGCCCGAGCCCATGATCAAAACCAGATAA
- a CDS encoding NAD(P)H-hydrate epimerase produces the protein MHTIALTRAQVREVDRIAIHELGIPGIVLMENAGCAAAQLILGKSADDARVAIVCGGGNNGGDGFVIARLLAGAGRRVTIFLACDSAKLSGDAATNYHAASRMALEFVPFDSPERIHSAQSRLHQSEVIVDALLGTGFTGRVRPPIDSAIHAINAATKSTIVAIDLPSGLDCDTGLPSSPTVRAHHTITFVAIKQGLTQDVSREFAGQVHVADIGTPPELTNRVRR, from the coding sequence ATGCACACCATCGCCCTCACCCGTGCCCAGGTACGCGAGGTCGATCGCATCGCCATCCACGAGTTGGGCATCCCCGGCATCGTCCTCATGGAGAACGCCGGCTGCGCAGCCGCTCAGTTGATCCTCGGTAAATCAGCCGACGACGCCCGCGTCGCCATCGTCTGCGGCGGCGGCAACAACGGCGGCGACGGCTTCGTGATCGCCCGCCTCCTCGCCGGCGCCGGTCGCCGCGTGACCATCTTCCTCGCCTGCGATTCCGCGAAACTCTCCGGCGACGCCGCGACGAACTATCACGCCGCGTCCCGCATGGCCCTCGAATTCGTCCCCTTCGATTCCCCCGAGCGCATCCACTCCGCCCAATCTCGCCTCCATCAATCCGAGGTCATCGTCGACGCACTCCTCGGCACAGGCTTCACCGGCCGAGTCCGCCCGCCCATCGACTCAGCCATCCACGCCATCAACGCCGCCACGAAAAGCACAATCGTCGCCATCGACCTGCCCTCCGGCCTCGACTGCGACACCGGCCTCCCATCGTCCCCAACCGTCCGCGCCCACCACACCATCACCTTCGTCGCCATCAAACAGGGTCTGACTCAGGACGTCTCGCGCGAATTTGCCGGCCAGGTTCACGTCGCCGACATCGGCACGCCCCCGGAACTCACCAACCGCGTCCGCCGTTAG
- a CDS encoding alpha/beta fold hydrolase — MFHPLGDRTSQVVGRRGSTYSPPIGEQGAMLRFLQIPVAGQAIAASLHLPEAKGGPWPLVVCCHGLTGTRIGSGYRAVSLGRGLEELGVACLRFDFRGCGESDGRFLNVTAAALTEDLRAVLAAAKGIAELDTGRLGIYASSFGAFTAARVAHEMAGLKCLVFIAPVADPCKLIERDMTPEAWGGLRREGWIDHHGLKLGEEFFVTMPREDGSKLLAGSARPALIFHGTGDQQVPFEHGQAYEVALRGAGAEARLEAVDSKDHGLRGAALSEGIVTQAVTWFGKYLRG; from the coding sequence TTGTTTCACCCACTCGGTGATCGCACGAGCCAGGTTGTCGGGCGGCGCGGTTCGACCTATTCTCCGCCGATCGGAGAACAGGGTGCGATGCTGCGATTTCTTCAAATACCGGTTGCGGGACAGGCGATCGCGGCAAGTCTGCACCTTCCCGAAGCGAAGGGCGGTCCGTGGCCTTTGGTGGTGTGCTGCCACGGGCTGACGGGGACGCGGATCGGTTCGGGATACCGGGCGGTGTCGCTGGGGCGAGGTTTGGAGGAGCTTGGCGTCGCGTGTCTGCGATTTGATTTTCGCGGATGCGGCGAGAGCGACGGGCGATTTTTGAATGTCACGGCGGCGGCGCTGACGGAGGATCTGCGGGCGGTGCTTGCGGCGGCGAAGGGGATCGCGGAGTTGGATACGGGGCGACTGGGGATTTACGCGAGCAGCTTCGGGGCGTTTACGGCGGCGCGGGTGGCGCACGAGATGGCGGGGCTGAAGTGTCTTGTGTTCATCGCTCCGGTGGCGGACCCATGCAAGCTGATCGAGCGGGATATGACGCCGGAGGCGTGGGGGGGTTTGCGGCGCGAGGGGTGGATCGATCATCACGGGCTGAAGCTGGGCGAGGAGTTCTTCGTGACGATGCCGCGCGAGGACGGGTCGAAGCTGCTTGCGGGCAGCGCGCGGCCGGCGCTGATTTTTCATGGGACGGGGGATCAGCAGGTTCCATTCGAGCACGGGCAGGCGTATGAGGTCGCGCTTCGCGGCGCGGGGGCGGAGGCGCGGCTTGAGGCGGTGGATTCAAAGGATCACGGGCTGCGCGGGGCGGCGCTGAGCGAGGGCATTGTGACGCAGGCGGTGACGTGGTTCGGCAAGTATCTACGGGGATGA
- a CDS encoding glycosyltransferase family 2 protein: MKQLPELSIFFPCYNEEANVERVARAAVEAASRFAEKFEIILVNDGSKDRTGEIAESLAKADARIRAVHNNPNLGYGGAVARGLRESRYSWIFFTDGDGQFDLNEMDKLINLLDRCDLAVGYRIKRADSFIRRSNAFFWGVLVRALFGLKVRDIDCAFKLLPKSLIDKIELRSQGALISTELLARAKYQGLRIAEVGVNHYPRVAGQQTGANIRVILRAFAELIRLRKHIRAEGLRHH; the protein is encoded by the coding sequence ATGAAGCAGCTTCCCGAACTTTCCATCTTTTTTCCCTGCTATAACGAAGAAGCCAACGTCGAACGCGTCGCGCGCGCCGCCGTCGAGGCCGCCTCCCGCTTCGCCGAGAAATTCGAAATCATCCTCGTCAACGACGGTAGCAAGGATCGCACCGGCGAAATCGCCGAATCGCTCGCCAAGGCTGACGCCCGAATCCGCGCCGTCCACAACAATCCCAACCTCGGCTACGGCGGCGCCGTCGCCCGCGGCCTCCGCGAATCCCGCTACAGTTGGATCTTCTTCACCGACGGCGACGGCCAGTTCGACCTCAACGAAATGGACAAGCTCATCAACCTCCTCGATCGCTGCGACCTCGCCGTCGGATACCGAATCAAGCGCGCCGATTCTTTCATCCGCAGGTCCAACGCCTTCTTCTGGGGCGTCCTCGTCCGCGCCCTCTTTGGCCTCAAGGTCCGCGACATCGACTGCGCCTTCAAGCTCCTCCCCAAGTCGCTCATCGACAAGATCGAGCTGCGCAGCCAGGGCGCCCTCATCAGCACCGAGCTCCTCGCCCGCGCCAAGTACCAGGGCCTCCGCATCGCCGAAGTCGGCGTCAATCACTACCCCCGCGTCGCCGGCCAGCAGACCGGCGCCAACATCAGGGTCATCCTCCGCGCCTTCGCCGAGCTGATCCGCCTGCGCAAGCACATCCGCGCCGAGGGCCTTCGCCACCACTGA
- the asnB gene encoding asparagine synthase (glutamine-hydrolyzing), which produces MCGITGLILTELDPEAGRLITAMTQAVFHRGPDDGGAVVFGLGGRPVVHRRLGAVDAEVQWDYLSGQVALGARRLAVIDTTEAGHQPMTTGEDQPWLVFNGAIYNHRALREELSAAGMAFSGRSDTEVVLAAYRHWGVECFRRFEGMWALAIYDPAAGRVVLSRDRFGIKPLHLTRTRNAIAFGSEIKSLLTGVSRDADGSMLRDFLAYGWVDHSDRTMFEGIWSMPPGCALTFDLRGARDGPKGTLSLYDDASETAPPHSNGNGSEEILESIRSAVRSHLFSDVPVGSCLSGGLDSSLIVGLLSEMGRDGGACGWSQHTFTACATGEAIDERRYAEAVVGQCQGLNAHYVEPTGEGLVGDMAQLLWHQEQPFGSPSIYMQWEVMRAARAAGVTVLLDGQGADELFCGYPGYFPPLLASLLRRGHVGRFAGQWSGVIREGHYTRRALAAHTAAHLWPISTRDRLRAQFARRRSPWLVGELFDTEESAGIVEGLGLEDRRRERAAGGTSFDAFCRRVIFHESLPSLLRFEDRSSMAHSIEARVPYLDRRVAAAAMSVPAEERLRDGRLKAMLREAASGHVPEAVLNRRDKIGFAAPTVTWMRGALGVWWREAIGSKTFRERGCFSPGGAEKLGRRFDEGDDSAALALWRAALTEQWARIYLDR; this is translated from the coding sequence ATGTGCGGAATCACCGGCCTCATTCTGACGGAGCTCGACCCTGAGGCGGGCCGATTGATTACCGCGATGACGCAGGCGGTGTTTCATCGGGGGCCGGACGACGGCGGCGCGGTGGTGTTCGGCTTGGGGGGCAGGCCTGTGGTTCATCGGCGGCTGGGGGCGGTGGATGCGGAGGTGCAGTGGGATTATCTGTCGGGGCAGGTGGCGCTGGGGGCGCGGCGGCTGGCGGTGATTGACACGACGGAGGCGGGGCATCAGCCGATGACGACGGGCGAGGATCAGCCGTGGCTGGTTTTCAATGGGGCGATCTACAACCATCGGGCGCTGCGGGAAGAGCTGAGTGCCGCGGGGATGGCATTTAGCGGGCGGAGCGACACGGAGGTGGTGCTGGCGGCGTATCGGCACTGGGGGGTTGAGTGCTTCAGGCGATTTGAGGGGATGTGGGCGCTGGCGATTTACGATCCGGCGGCGGGCCGGGTGGTGCTGAGCAGGGATCGGTTTGGGATCAAGCCGCTGCATCTTACGCGGACGCGGAATGCGATTGCGTTTGGGTCGGAGATCAAGTCGCTCTTGACGGGGGTTTCGCGGGATGCGGATGGGTCGATGCTGCGGGACTTTCTGGCGTATGGGTGGGTCGATCACAGCGATCGGACGATGTTCGAGGGCATCTGGTCGATGCCGCCGGGGTGCGCGCTGACGTTTGATCTGCGCGGGGCGCGCGACGGACCGAAGGGGACGCTGAGTCTTTACGATGATGCGTCGGAGACGGCGCCCCCCCACTCGAACGGGAACGGGTCGGAGGAGATTCTCGAGTCGATCCGGTCGGCGGTGCGGTCGCATCTTTTCAGCGATGTGCCGGTGGGATCGTGTTTGTCGGGCGGATTGGACAGCTCGCTGATTGTGGGCCTGCTGAGCGAGATGGGCCGGGACGGCGGCGCGTGCGGCTGGTCGCAGCACACGTTTACGGCGTGCGCGACTGGCGAGGCCATTGACGAGCGGCGATATGCCGAGGCGGTTGTCGGGCAGTGCCAGGGGCTTAACGCTCACTATGTGGAGCCGACGGGTGAGGGACTCGTTGGGGACATGGCGCAACTGCTGTGGCATCAGGAGCAGCCGTTCGGGTCGCCTTCGATTTACATGCAGTGGGAAGTGATGAGGGCTGCGCGGGCGGCGGGAGTGACTGTGCTGCTGGACGGTCAGGGGGCGGACGAGCTTTTCTGCGGGTATCCGGGGTACTTTCCGCCGCTGCTGGCGAGTCTGCTGCGGCGCGGGCACGTTGGACGATTCGCGGGTCAATGGTCGGGCGTGATTCGCGAGGGGCACTACACGCGACGGGCGCTGGCGGCGCATACGGCGGCGCACCTGTGGCCGATCTCGACGCGGGATCGACTGCGGGCGCAGTTTGCACGGCGGCGCAGTCCGTGGCTGGTGGGAGAGTTGTTCGACACGGAGGAGTCGGCGGGGATTGTGGAGGGGCTGGGGCTGGAGGATCGGCGGAGGGAAAGGGCAGCGGGCGGGACGTCTTTTGATGCGTTTTGCCGGCGGGTGATTTTTCACGAGAGTCTGCCGTCGCTGCTTCGGTTTGAGGATCGCAGCTCGATGGCGCATTCGATTGAGGCGCGGGTGCCGTATCTGGATCGGCGTGTCGCGGCGGCGGCGATGTCGGTTCCGGCGGAGGAGCGGCTGCGCGACGGGCGACTCAAGGCGATGCTGCGAGAAGCGGCGAGCGGTCATGTTCCTGAGGCGGTTTTGAATCGGCGCGACAAGATCGGGTTTGCGGCGCCGACGGTCACGTGGATGCGCGGGGCGCTGGGGGTGTGGTGGCGGGAGGCGATTGGTTCCAAGACGTTTCGAGAGCGGGGGTGCTTTTCGCCGGGGGGCGCGGAGAAGCTTGGGCGGCGATTCGATGAGGGGGACGATTCGGCGGCGCTTGCGCTATGGCGGGCAGCGCTGACGGAGCAGTGGGCGCGGATTTACCTGGACAGATAG
- a CDS encoding CPBP family intramembrane metalloprotease — MADTPNNSHRPDPPWLAGVVKAEPSAPLIVPYMAYLVLLAFNDAFPTRLLPVAIVLHIILGFWAALIFRRHWPAMGDWRFPIALVGGLAAAWLWVAGQHALDGTIIGSYDLGGRLPLYPGVPEPHDPREDFGTGNLFWIYAVLKITRACTIVPLVEELFWRGFILRAFIRWRRPEEVPWGTFAWKAMIGSALLSTIQHPDNWGVSIACWLLFNAMFYWTKSLKCLILTHAITNLALYSYVIRAADWRFW; from the coding sequence ATGGCGGATACCCCCAACAACTCGCACCGGCCCGACCCACCCTGGCTCGCCGGCGTGGTCAAAGCCGAGCCCTCGGCCCCGCTCATCGTCCCCTACATGGCCTATCTCGTCCTGCTCGCCTTCAACGACGCCTTCCCCACCAGGCTCCTCCCCGTCGCCATCGTCCTGCACATCATCCTCGGCTTCTGGGCCGCCCTCATCTTCCGCCGTCACTGGCCCGCCATGGGTGACTGGCGCTTTCCCATCGCCCTCGTCGGTGGACTCGCCGCCGCATGGCTCTGGGTCGCCGGCCAGCACGCGCTCGACGGCACGATCATCGGCAGCTACGACCTCGGCGGCAGGCTCCCCCTCTATCCCGGTGTCCCCGAGCCGCACGACCCCCGCGAAGACTTCGGAACCGGCAACCTCTTCTGGATCTACGCCGTTCTCAAAATCACCCGCGCCTGCACCATCGTCCCCCTCGTCGAAGAACTCTTCTGGCGCGGCTTCATCCTCCGCGCCTTCATCCGCTGGCGCCGCCCCGAAGAAGTCCCCTGGGGCACCTTCGCCTGGAAGGCCATGATCGGCTCGGCCCTCCTCTCCACCATTCAGCACCCCGACAACTGGGGCGTCAGCATCGCCTGCTGGCTCCTCTTCAACGCCATGTTCTACTGGACCAAAAGCCTCAAGTGCCTCATCCTCACCCACGCCATAACAAATCTGGCGCTATATTCTTACGTCATTCGGGCAGCCGATTGGCGTTTCTGGTGA
- a CDS encoding acyl-CoA desaturase: MIHAACFLVFLPGIWGTTTTKTIILAIALFVIRKFGITGGYHRYFSHRSYKTSRFFQFVLAWLGGSAAQKGALWWAAHHRHHHKHSDQPEDIHSPARDGIWWSHVGWVLSPQYNVTQYDQIKDMAKFPELRWLNDYHLVPIFVMGGLCYLIDGWAGVVWGTFVSTVVLYHTTFAINSFCHILGRKRFPTTDDSKNSLILALVTLGEGWHNNHHFFQGSVNQGFYWWQIDITYYMLRALSWVGLVWDLKKPPQRVLALGRQKNITDAMVERFTAASDKLGKTLAKGPEAVTAIGDMVMRPTSPDPTA; encoded by the coding sequence ATGATCCATGCCGCCTGCTTTCTCGTCTTCCTCCCCGGCATCTGGGGCACGACGACGACAAAGACGATCATCCTTGCGATTGCCCTCTTCGTGATCCGCAAGTTCGGCATCACCGGCGGCTACCATCGCTACTTCTCGCACCGCTCCTACAAAACCTCGCGATTCTTCCAGTTCGTCCTCGCCTGGCTCGGCGGAAGCGCCGCCCAAAAGGGCGCCCTCTGGTGGGCTGCCCATCACCGCCACCACCACAAGCATTCCGATCAACCGGAAGACATCCACTCGCCCGCCCGCGACGGCATCTGGTGGTCCCACGTCGGCTGGGTCCTCTCCCCGCAATACAACGTGACCCAGTACGACCAGATCAAGGACATGGCCAAGTTCCCCGAGCTCCGCTGGCTCAACGACTACCACCTCGTCCCGATCTTCGTCATGGGCGGCCTCTGCTATCTCATCGACGGCTGGGCCGGCGTCGTCTGGGGCACCTTCGTCAGCACCGTCGTCCTCTATCACACGACCTTCGCCATTAACTCCTTCTGTCACATCCTCGGCCGCAAGCGCTTCCCCACGACCGACGACAGCAAGAACAGTCTCATCCTCGCACTCGTTACCCTCGGCGAAGGCTGGCACAACAACCACCACTTCTTCCAGGGCTCCGTCAACCAGGGCTTCTACTGGTGGCAGATCGACATCACCTATTACATGCTTCGCGCCCTCTCCTGGGTCGGCCTCGTCTGGGACCTGAAGAAACCCCCGCAGCGCGTCCTGGCCCTCGGCCGGCAGAAGAACATTACCGACGCCATGGTCGAGCGCTTCACCGCCGCCTCCGACAAACTCGGCAAGACCCTCGCCAAGGGCCCCGAAGCCGTCACCGCCATCGGCGACATGGTCATGCGCCCAACCTCCCCCGACCCAACGGCCTAA